Part of the Vanacampus margaritifer isolate UIUO_Vmar chromosome 12, RoL_Vmar_1.0, whole genome shotgun sequence genome, gaggcatgAAGTAGGGCAAGGTGCAATCTGAGGGTAAGCAGCAGGTAGTAAGGTGTAAAGTggagcaacctttttttttgttacaaaggAGGCATTGACTTTCAGAATATTGTAGTTAACTTCATTAGTGTGGTGAATGATTAATAGAGGCCATGTAATAATGCAACTGAGGTTAGTTTTGAGGGGAGGCTGTTTGCAGGTTTGAGATCTATATTTGGAGATTAGgaacagtgtttaaaaaaaaatacgaacCTAAATTTTTGAGGGACGACTATATACACAAATGTATAGGTATTACTGTACTGATGATATCCAACACGACAAATTGATAAAGAAAACGTGACTGGTCACATATTTCTTCATTGCTGTTCTCCTTTTTGCATCACTGGAAACAATATTCTGTATCCGTTTAATTTGTGAAAGTCAATTTTtccttacaataatatgttgtatatgCCCCCATTAGAATAAACATGACatgctgattaatattgtgtttatggaatacaagttaagcatcaaaatccacccctttttatccatgttgccacttgctgttgactgaaaatgacatcagttgaTCAAGGCTAAGGTATCAACCAATCAtggttcagcttcagaaaacgggtgagccatgattggtcattgtcAATGGCCGAGTAACTGCAATTTTTAGTCGGCAGCAAAAAGGCACAATGGCCACACCCaatgatggattaaaaaaaaaaaatcatattccacaaacacattattaattacaataccgtatttagactagcggggcaTATAAAACaagtagtttaaaaataaacttttggggggttgacttctacttaaaaaataataaacatgatCCCTTACCTGACCTCTGTATGAAATGACACCAAATTGTTCATGCTTCTCTCTGATATTTTGGAGAACAAACCTTCGCAGATCCGTGGGATTAAACCTTTTTCTTCCtggcaaataaaacaaaacaaatgtttacaaCACTAAAAACTGTATTGATGTTGTATTCTCTACATGTGAGTGTATGTGTTGCTGTTGACAAAAAGCGGCAAGCGGTGGAACTACTACTGCAAAATGTTACTGAAGCGTTAAAGCAATTTCTTGATCCCTTGTTTTAATTACACAGCAGCTGATAGTGAGCATTAAGGACGTTTTATGTAATTACTAATTATCAAGTATGTTGAAAAGAGCAGTGATGCCATCCTGGTAGACATCCATTTGCCCCTTGGTAGAGTGAAATTTACATTTGAGTGCAAGGTGGGAAATGGAAAAGCTACGCGCTGCTGCACTCATCACGTTTTCTGATTAGTGCAGGAAAACAGACAAATGAAGAGAAAAGAAGAGGTCTGATGAGGTTACTTTCCAATGTAGAAATGTGTCAGCATTGCGTTCACGCTAGTTAAGCACTACTAAAATGTTTGGCAGTGTAAGCTCCTCAGTGCTGATTATATTGTGACAGGAGGAGTCTATTAGGTGAATGGCTGATGTGTTCCAAGAGTGGACCGTGGTTTAAAGAGTTGTTTAATTTTcagtcatttgtctttttttatggcTCCTCCACAGCACCCAAACTGTCCTGGTAGCACATTCCTCCAGGATCTCTGATACACCTGGATTAGTTGAAGTCGCACAGTTCTAATTAGGTCTTACTTAAGTCATTGCATGAATCACAAGCATGAATGTTTACATCAGGAATATCCAAACTTATACAGAGATATCAAATGCTGCAAGGGCAACTTTGACATTGTCCAACTTtcttaaaacaaactaaaaccaaGCAAGCAATTATGTATCAtagttatttgtgtgtgtgtgtgggggggggggggggcaattattTATAACGGCTGTTGTAGGTGAATTTAGGGGGGCCCACAGCTCTATATCCCATTAGAATAGATCCACCCCTGCCTTCAGCAGATGTCCACATTCAGAATCAAAATCAAGCGCAGTAATAAGATCACATTTTACAAAGCAGTGTTTACATGATGATCTACTTAAAGTGATGTTCACAAATCAGGCCTTTACTGTACATAGAGGATGGATAAAGTGGAGGAAACTTTTTTGCTTCTGAAACAAATATCTTAATTCACAAGGCAATACAAAGAGAGATAATTAGTTCATATCATGAAACACTCAAAGTCCAAATGTATTGTCAAGTGCATACCACtttttcaacacacacacacacacaaatgggtTTCAGGCCATGTCAAAAGGTTGttgacgtttttttaaatgcctgtAACGGCCGCTAGAGAAAAGActgcgggccacaaatggcccttGGTCATAGTTTGGATGCCACTAGTTAATGATGCAGCCAGTAAAACCAGAATTGTTTGATTAAGCAGAATGTCTATTGCTTTGACACCTCCATatggttcacatactttttgcAACTGTATCTCTGGCTGCACTCATTTCACTCCCTTTGTTCTTGTGTCATGCCTTCACGTAATTGGGCCTTTGGTCAAAAAAGGGGTGAATCAGGATCTAAACGTCCTTGTTTATGTTGGTGATCCCCTAGCCTTAGTCTTTTAGCCTTGACTATTGCAGGTCATTTCTGGTgtaaaacatgcacacacaaaaactagtCCCGAAGTTTTACCCCAGGACCCACTCAATTAGTCATCACACCTGACCTTCAGCAGCTTCATTGGCTCCTAATTAACTATCATATGGACCAGGGTGTAAACCACCTTTTGCTCATGGTCAGCTGGGACATGCTCCAGCATACATGTGACCATAAAACAGACTACTCAGTGCCTTACTGATGTCCTCCAGCAATACTAATGAGTATTTTAAAATCCTCATTAACCCCCTCTTCTATGAACTGTTCATTTGAACAGAATGGGGTTAACAGTCATTGAGCCTCTGGAACACTCACCCTCCTGACATAAGAAACTTGCACTGTTCTGGCTAAAAACTAAATTGGCAgattcactttgtttttttttctgctgataAGCTGTACCTTATCACCATAGCAAGAATCTCATACATTATGCATGGATTCAAAACTTAAACGTGTTGGGAAATCTGGAAACCTTACCGCATGACCCATCATGGTGTAGGATTTGCCTGATCCAGTTTGGCCGTAGGCAAAAACACAGGCATTGAAACCTTCAAATGCAGCTTTTAAAACATCATACCCCAGATCATTGAATATctaaaacaccaaaaaaatatatagattagATTGTTTTAACCAAACAAATAACTTTTAAGACTCATTAACATTTACAAGCAAAACAGCAAAATgtgcaaacacacgcacacaaaaataccTTTTCCTGTGATGCAAATGAGGGACTTTTGTAACTTGAGTCATATGAGAAATCGTAAGTAAATATCTTTGTGTTCTTATCGTCCCCTCGAATCGATGATGGCTGAAGAATTTCAAGAGCAcccattatttttcaataatcgCGCTCACAGCACATTGCtgataaaacaaacaacaaaaaaacaccctaCCTACCTTACACAAATATATGGTGTTTCCTTCCAAACGAGTCACCACCTTGGATGATAATCGCTCTTCTCTGTGGAGAAGTAAAAAAAGAGTGTTTTGTgagtaaataaattaattaagtaTAGTTGGTTTTGTTTTACCGTTTGTTAAGTGGACGGACTCGAACTGCAACACGCACTGAGGCCATCTCGGAGAAAAAAAGCTGCAACCTTCCACGTTGAACGTGAGCGTCGGTAATAAGACCGTGTGAGAAGATCCACTGACAATTAATACACCTGTGAACTGTCTTGACCCATACCTTTTAAGGACTTGCACCTTTTCTCCAGTGGAGGGCGCCATTTACAAGCACAGATTTAAACATTGATGGTccaataaacaaatatatattcagAGGAAATTCAGACCTACCATGGTATTTTTGTAACATACAGACTGTTAAAACTGTTACGGTTGCATATTTCCACAAGCTTAATTTCCTAAAAAGCACGACTGTTGCACTAAGTGGATTATTGTGGCCATATTTTGGCCAGTTTTGAAATGTAGCTTTGTTATATTTTAACATGCAGTTACCAGGATAAGCCTCACTTTTTTAATAGCTAATGTACTCTGAAAGGCACTTTGAACATGTAAGCATTATAGttctgttttaaaatgtatatatgtacaaaaaataaaagtagggTGTTTCCAAAGGCTATTTTTGAAGATaccttttattgttattttattatatttattgttcttATTACAATGTGTATATAAAAGTTGGATAGGagtcttttagtttttttttacaggaaaatGCGGAGTCTTGTAAATCATCATGGTCCGTCTGCATTTGAACGCAGCCAAGGGCCACGTCTCCCATGATGCCTTGCGGTAGGCAGTCCGTCACTCGGCGGCGACATTTAAAACTACAGCACAGGGTTCGAGTTTTAAAAaacgagaggaaaaaaaactattaaaaacacCATCGCAAGCGACAAGGACAACGGAATAATGAAGAACCCGTCCCCGTCTACAAAACAGTTTGATGAAGTGGAAGTGACTGTAGCGCCAAGAGTACAGAATGTTCCGGACGATTCATATTCACACGGATTTTCGCAAGAAATTGTCGGCGAGGCTGATCGTAAAACGGTAGTGGGCGAAAAAGAGTCAAAAAGTTCAGAACACGAGTTAAGAGCAAGCCAGGATCGTGTTAACAGCGCCGAAAATAATGATAACATCACCGTGTCTTCAAGCAACTTGCTTGGTAAGTGCTGATTTTGCGGAAATTAGTCTAGCAACAACACCGGTACTTCTACTTCCTCatcatactgtatttatttatctttttcgtCGATCTACACCGCAGTATATAGCGTTTGACATTGTGTTacgtttttgtgtcattttaattatattataattttgaCTCGTTTCATGTTAAATTAATTAACCCTGTACATTGACGAACAGAGGTGGTGCAAGTATTTAAAATCTACTTAAAGTACAGATATATTGGGGTTGGGGGTAGACAGCATAAGCACTGACTCAACTCCTGCACTTGAGTAAAACTAAAGATGTAGACTCTGAAAAAgcacaaatgtgaaaaataatatCATATgtaatcttaaaataaattacgcTTCACTGTTAACTTACATTGTGATACTActgagaagggggggggggtcacagtTCCATACATTTGCTGAGCAAAACCTTTTTCCATATTGTTTTCTAATGTGaactaaataacaaaaatgctaaattatccAATTATaacatctactcaagtacaataaatgttgtatttgtactttgttactccTAGCCATTGTTCACTGATAACACTGCCTTGGTTCAGGAAATGTTATTCACCATCTAACAATCTTTGTCCATTGTTCATCTATTTACTGCTTGTGTTGACAGAAGACAAGCAAGAGCGAGACTGCAGCGTGACAGCCGGTAAACAACAGTTGAACACAGCAGCTGAGAGTGACGCAGAGATGGTGAGAAGGGCCAAGGAGGACGGAATTGTCAGCGTGTTCTTCCCGGGAACCGTGACTCAGGAAGGCTGCTGCCGCTTTGTCAGCGAAATCCTCAAGTGTATTTTGTATCAGAGGCAACAACTCCCCATGACCTATGACCAACTAGTGTACTCCCAGAAGAAATGGCAAGACTCAAAAGTGAATATCCAATCCAATCGCAAAGAATCTCATCATAGATGCGCAGTATATTTTTGTTCTGGTTTATCTTCATACACTTCTTctgtttgtttcttcttcttaggATAAAGATGTTGTTTGTGGGAGGCAAGTCAATTTAGCAGATGCAAACCGACGTAAGTGTCAGAAGACACTCCAGGACCTGGAGGAGGTTCTGCATCAGCTGGAGGTGCTTTTCTCCCTTAGTAAGGTACCACGAGTTCTGCTGCTCATGGGTGGCTCACTCATCCTCCCCAAAGAGATATACGAGATCAACCTGGATGCCCTGCAATTGGGAAGTGGCGATCAATGCCTACGGGTATCGTCATGTTTAACACAACTCTTCCGCACACTTTTTGTAGCTGACCTTTTGTCTGATAGTAGACCAGCCCATTTAATGCCCACCACAGTCTTGGCACTGGCCCACAGGGACTGCGGGGTAGGTTGGTTCCACCCTAAACTCAAATTTAAAGTACCAACTTctgtcaaaaaacaaatgattgccCTCTGTACGGATCTGGTCAGTTTCGGGAACGAAAGCACAGAAATAGTGGACTGTAGGGAATATGTGTGGTTCCAAGCACCTACGACCATCAAAGGCTTTCGTAACTGACTGCAAATGtgctactttttaaaatcatggTTCATATGAGCTTTGAATGTGCATTTTAAagttttactatatttttaatgaagtattgcaacatttattgttattaaaataGATTCACACAAGAGGtatgcttcatttttatttatttattttttaataatgtggcAAAATACTACTAGGCTTTACACCAGGGTCCGAGAACATCCGGCCCATGGGCCAAAATTGACCCGTCGCCAGTTACTGTATATCTGGCCCACTAGATGACGTTGATGACAAAAAGCTAATAATTAGGTGGTCTTGTTTCACCTCAAAATAATAAGCCATTCatcttaaaatgtcattttgttcgACGAGGACGCGTTGAAGCGTTTGACTTCCGGGTTCGTGTTACGCGGCCAATCAGGTGCTTGGATTTACAATACCGAAATTCACAAGTGCAGGTGAATGGGATGTGTGTCACTTGAAATGTACTTTATAGAGTCAAGGAAATCAGATTTTGTGCACTTGAACTTACAGTGTTAAATCTTGTCAAGTCTTTATTGATTTTACAATTGTGTGACAATTCAGAATTATATAATGGATCGAAACTTATTGAGCATCATTTTTGTGGTGTTGTGAAATATTTGAGCAATAGGAATGCAGACTAAATGCGCATTCTTCAAAGTTCGACCTTTCTAACAAACTGGAATATATCACTGACAAGCAGCTGAGGCTCCTCAAAGGCAGCAAAGTGACCACCTTGAGGCATCATTGTGTATGAGACAATGTTATTAAATCTAAGATGGGCCCACGATTTCGGGCAGTGCATCACTTCTCCAGGGAAGGCAGCCAATCCAGTCGGCACAAATATTCTTGTCCTGTaacaaaatattacattcaTCATTTGACTCCAAAATCACAGGGCCTCAAGTATAGTTATGAATCCAATTAACATACTTTGAATCAATCCTGTTGTCAATATTAGTCTTAAGGTTCTCTTTGTAGAAGCGCATGGACGAGACAATGGAGCCTGTGGTCCAgtagatcatgatatttgttaGGAGATCATCCAGGCTAAATTTCCTGTGCAAAACAACAGCTATGAGTAATCCCATAAACATTGCTGATTGATGGAAAAAGCTCAAATGTACTCTCAGACCTTTCCAGCCCACCGTCCTCCAGGCGTATGTTCTCAATGTTAGTCGCGGTGGAGAACTTCTCCAGAATGTAAGCAGCCAAGCCTACAGGAGAGTCATTCACTCCACAGCCTGTTAAATTATTAGTTATCACTATTTGGACCGTCGTTCCGCGTACCGCAATTGTACTGCATGTTAATGAGTGTTTGTGTTCCTACCTACGGTGTCTGGTTTGGTAGCCTGAATGTGCAAGTAGCCTGATTCCCTCAAGACGTTCCACACGTGCTTTTCAAAGAATGGGAACAAGCGGCGGACATCTTCCAGAGTCAAGCCCACCAAGAAGGGCAGATAAGGGCCAATCAGGAGAGACAGCATCACTTTAAACCCTTTCTTCGCTATAAACATATTTAAGTGGAGACCTTTCACACACCTGTATGAcagattgaagaaaaaaaaaaaagattgtttagGATAAAACAATAGCCAAGAAGCACATCATATTGAAACTCAGatggttttttttgtatatgctaAACTTGTGTGCAGAGTAGCAACATTTCTACACACTTATTAGTGAATGAGACTCAATGTAATTAAAATGACTGACAACTGTGCTTTGCCCTATTGAGGCATTTGCAGCATCAGCATCTTTTGCACAATGCAAGCGTTGATCCGCACTGAGGCACCATATTGTTACCATGAGAGAGTGTGGAGACAATTCCAGTTTTCAATTCCTGCTTATTTTGCAGACTGTCTTACTGAGGTTTCATCTGTGCCATATTCATGGTGATGAGAGAGCCCCAGTCTCCTCCCTGCAAATAGAACTGCAAGAACCCTAAACGCTCCATTAGCTTCAGGAAAATTCTGGCAGCAGCAAGAGAGTCGAAACCTACATGGAAGGATAGAGAGTAAAAAACTTAACTACCCACATGTTGTGAATCATCTTTCTACTAGAGAGAACTACCTTGTTTATGAGGGGCCTCAGAGAAACCATATCCAGGTATAGACGGGCATATGACCTCAAAAGCGAGATCATTGTGGCTCTCTGTGAGAAGTGGCAGGATCTTGTAGAATTCAAAGAAGGAGCCTGGCCAACCATGAACAATCATAAGCGGGACGACCTTTTGATTCTTTTTGGGAGTTGGCCGCACATGGATAAAGTGCACATCTATTCCTGTTGAAGAGGAGGAACGTTTGAGAAGTAGCACCGGGGAAATGATATGCACGTTTTTTAGTGCCACACTGAAAATCAGATCAGAAATAATTATGAAAACAATTAGTTGTATTGACATTTTGTTGGGAATTTTGACATTACCATAtttgacaacttttttcttttaagtttACAACTTTTATCATAATTTGACTAGTGATAGACTAGTTTAATCAGCCAGGATGATTAAATGGCAtcgactatttttttttttaaaccaatggccaataaaaaaaaaaaaaggaatattttgaGATGTTAAGTTTCCGCTGGCAGCTCACACTggaaacacttttgttttttaacttaaaGTAATGATAATTTGTCATAAGTAAACTATTAAAATTTCAACTTTATTGAAATGTTGTCAAACTTGATTTACTGTGCTAAACtgtagggaactatttatttatttagatttttatttaacttagtAAGATTGCTGCTTAGCCAACACGctccctgcactttttgttACAGTTTTTAAAGATGTCTATTCGctgagactgaaaaaaaaaaaaacttttgcgttgcaaatctgaaaagctGGTTCACAAACGttctaaaatgcattcaaatgaaGTGTTGGAAGTTTTTATGACTTAAAATTTTGTTGtcaatattttcacttttaccaCAAACGAATATCCGATTCAAATATCTGTTATCGGCTTCCTTGACTAAGAATACTCggcatcggccctgaaaaaacatATCGGCGTATCACTAAATGTCAGTTTCTTTTTAATGTAGGTCCCTAAACTCTAATACGCTTCTCTATTATGTACCGGTACATTAAATGAATACcttcaattttagttttgaagTGTGGATACATGTTCAGGACTGCCACTTGTTTGTTCCAGTCAAACTCGTGTCTCCAATAGGAAACCACTTGTTTAAGATAAGCTGAATTGAATCCATACTCGAAGGCAGCATCTTCCAAAGGGTCAGCGTAACGAGTTTTGTCGAGGCGCTCTTGAAGCTCCTGAGGAATTTGTACATGATTACACATATTTTTGCAGTCTGTCAaacttcacattttaaaaatgatacaTCACCTTGATTTCATCATCTGATGTTTGCACCTCAAAAGAATATATCTTGTCATCTTCTGATTGTGGTTTTTCGCCTGCTCCCCACCACCCTTCGCCTAGAGGAATAGTTTGAACTTTGTTGTGACATCTTCTGTGTTGGATGTACAGCAAGGCAACTCCTGCTGCCACCGCTGTTCCGATCACAATCTGCTTGTGGAAAGCATCCAAACTCAGGAAGGAGTCTCTGTGCcatgtgaaaacacattttagtttgttcctcaattaatcaaattaagtaGCTGGTCGCTGTAGAAGTTCACTTACTTCAAAGAATGTACGCTTTGCATTTTGGTCGTAAAGTGAACGCCCACCTCTGGAATTCACTCAAGTACACTGAATGAAAAGGTAAAAATCACAGAACTTTCACAGTTGTTGAAAAATGAACACCAAATATTGATGCTGACCGAATGCAAGCCGTTTAAAATGGACCGAATACGAACGTTGGACGTAAACACCTAAACGGGGTTACTCCGGGGCAAAAATGCTACCAGCCATTATTCCAAAGAgcaatgacttcttttttttcaatgaatttgATTGGGCCAGAAATGAGCCAATCACAGCGCGTGGCTCATACGTGACGCGGTTGTTTATATAAAACGTGAGAAGCAGTGGCGAGACTGGTGTCTATCTAACCTTGTTGTTGATTTGAGTCCGATTAAATAAAGAGCGCTATGATTGTGAGGGTAGCGGCAGCCTTTCTATTTCTTGGGGTAGTTGGCGCCGTAGGCGTCGGCCGGCTTGTCGGAGGATTCAGCGATGCGGACCCCAACGAAGACGGCGTGCAGGAAGCCCTGAACTTCGCCGTTACGCAACATAATTTGGGTTCGAACGACATGTTCCTCAGAGTACATACAGGAGTGGTCAACGTTCAAAAACAGGTTAGTGACGTTCAGATTATAACAACAAAT contains:
- the mad2l1bp gene encoding MAD2L1-binding protein, yielding MKNPSPSTKQFDEVEVTVAPRVQNVPDDSYSHGFSQEIVGEADRKTVVGEKESKSSEHELRASQDRVNSAENNDNITVSSSNLLEDKQERDCSVTAGKQQLNTAAESDAEMVRRAKEDGIVSVFFPGTVTQEGCCRFVSEILKCILYQRQQLPMTYDQLVYSQKKWQDSKDKDVVCGRQVNLADANRRKCQKTLQDLEEVLHQLEVLFSLSKVPRVLLLMGGSLILPKEIYEINLDALQLGSGDQCLRVSSCLTQLFRTLFVADLLSDSRPAHLMPTTVLALAHRDCGVGWFHPKLKFKVPTSVKKQMIALCTDLVSFGNESTEIVDCREYVWFQAPTTIKGFRN
- the ephx5 gene encoding epoxide hydrolase 1 — protein: MQSVHSLKDSFLSLDAFHKQIVIGTAVAAGVALLYIQHRRCHNKVQTIPLGEGWWGAGEKPQSEDDKIYSFEVQTSDDEIKELQERLDKTRYADPLEDAAFEYGFNSAYLKQVVSYWRHEFDWNKQVAVLNMYPHFKTKIEGIDVHFIHVRPTPKKNQKVVPLMIVHGWPGSFFEFYKILPLLTESHNDLAFEVICPSIPGYGFSEAPHKQGFDSLAAARIFLKLMERLGFLQFYLQGGDWGSLITMNMAQMKPQCVKGLHLNMFIAKKGFKVMLSLLIGPYLPFLVGLTLEDVRRLFPFFEKHVWNVLRESGYLHIQATKPDTVGCGVNDSPVGLAAYILEKFSTATNIENIRLEDGGLERKFSLDDLLTNIMIYWTTGSIVSSMRFYKENLKTNIDNRIDSKTRIFVPTGLAAFPGEVMHCPKSWAHLRFNNIVSYTMMPQGGHFAAFEEPQLLVSDIFQFVRKVEL